The genomic stretch GCAGTGGGGTTCGCATCGTGGTGGAGTACTGGTGAGCGGCTCCGGCTCGAAGGGTCCCCTCCGCCCCCCAGCCTGGGCGGGTCGAAGGTGGGTCTAGCGgaggcccctcccccagagccccggcGCACTCGGCATCTCTTCTCCCCAGTGAGCCCTGCGGCTTCGAGGCGACCTACCTGGAGCTGGCCAGTGCCGTGAAGGAGCAGTATCCGGGCATCGAGATTGAGTCGCGCCTGGGGGGTACAGGTGAGGCCCGCAGAACACCTGCTGAGTCAGTCCGCTTTAATGCCAGCCCTGCTGTATTTTCTAGCTGTGACACTGGCTGCTTTGCCCAGCGGTGTGCATACACGAGGCCCCTGCCATAGGTGAGGGGGTCGCAGATAAGGACTACGGAGAAAAACCGGTTCGGCTTGAAACGGTGCAGGGTTGGAGGAGAGGGGACGCTTTTTTGAATGCTAAAGATCCCCGAGTGGTCCAAGGTTGGGGAGGACTTAAGGAGCTACAGATGAGTCACTAATGGGGCTGATGGACTTTGGTAtaaacccccaccaccacctctgtcCCCAGCAAAGCACTGCTTCATTTCTTTCACACCAGGGGCCTTTGAGATCGAGATCAATGGACAGCTGGTGTTCTCCAAGCTAGAGAATGGGGGCTTTCCTTATGAGAAAGATGTGAGTATTCCTAGGGCCAGGGGGACACCGGTCACCCTTGCCCACCGACTGCATCACCTGTTCACATCTCTGCCTGCTAGCTCATTGAGGCGATCCGGAGAGCCAGCAATGGAGAACCCCTAGAAAAGATCACCAACAGCCGGCCGCCCTGCACCAT from Lepus europaeus isolate LE1 chromosome 18, mLepTim1.pri, whole genome shotgun sequence encodes the following:
- the MIEN1 gene encoding migration and invasion enhancer 1 → MSGEPGPTSAAPSPGEVEPGSGVRIVVEYCEPCGFEATYLELASAVKEQYPGIEIESRLGGTGAFEIEINGQLVFSKLENGGFPYEKDLIEAIRRASNGEPLEKITNSRPPCTIL